In a single window of the Heliangelus exortis chromosome 1, bHelExo1.hap1, whole genome shotgun sequence genome:
- the LOC139790317 gene encoding T-cell activation Rho GTPase-activating protein-like has protein sequence SGSSAALFGQPLAALCSQDGTLPQPIQDLLALLHQQGPSTKGIFRLAAEKRACRQLRKALESGAEVPLGSHPVHLLAAILKDFLREIPSKLLEEELYEEWMRALQKTSRQEGLAALKEVASKLPEANLQLLRSLLALLGAISRNADTTSMTAGNLAICLGPSLLSPPQEQTLPLDELLQVTGKVIHLVEFLIDHHRELFEEEAAAPEAEGETSEVCEVHKQHDRKSLHPQQVGLLPQGQARTS, from the exons tctggcagcagtgctgctctctttgggcagcccctggcagccctctgcagccaggacGGCACGCTGCCCCAGCCCATCCAG GACCTGCTGGCTCTCCTGCACCAGCAAGGGCCATCCACGAAGGGGATCTTCCGGCTGGCGGCCGAAAAGCGTGCCTGCCGCCAGCTGAGAAAGGCTCTTGAGAGCGGGGCAGAGGTCCCCCTCGGGAGCCATCCTGTGCACCTGCTGGCTGCCATCTTGAAG GACTTCCTCCGCGAGATCCCCTCCAAGCTCCTCGAGGAAGAGCTCTACGAGGAGTGGATGAGAGCCCTGCAGAAgaccagcaggcaggaggggctggcagCACTGAAGGA GGTGGCCAGCAAGTTGCCCGAGGCcaacctccagctcctcaggagcttGCTGGCCCTGCTTGGAGCCATCAGCAGGAATGCAGACACCACCAGCATGACTGCTGGCAACCTGGCCATCTGCCTGGGGCCAAGCCTCCTCAGCCCACCCCAGGAGCAGACCCTTCCCCtggatgagctgctgcaggtgacaGGGAAG GTGATACATCTGGTGGAGTTCCTTATTGACCACCACAGGGAACTCTttgaggaggaggctgctgcacCAGAGGCAGAAGGGGAAACATCGGAGGTATGTGAGGTTCACAAACAGCATGACAGGAAAAGCCTCCACCCTCAGCAAGTGGGcctgctgccccagggacaAGCGAGGACATCC